In Cryptomeria japonica chromosome 5, Sugi_1.0, whole genome shotgun sequence, the genomic window ATACGTTATATTCATATGAAATCATGGATAAAGCAGCcatatgtacattatagaaccttaaaataccacatttgtgttcaaaattcattgtcaatactcaatatgcattcagaattcagaattcattgtcaatactcaatatgcattcataattgaaaattcattgtcaatgTGCCAGCACTTGTTTGATTTGCTGAAAATTTGATTGCTTTGCTTAAACAATTATCGTCGGAAATAATTGTTTTTATTGCCTGTATTGCATATCCTTCCCttttaaatatatgaatatcatATGGTAAGAGATGAAATATTTATATCGTTCCCTTCTAAAGTTTTAAATATATCATATAGTCAAAACATGAAATATGGCCTGATATGAAACATAAATATTTATCATTGCCTTATATTAATAATTTATTGCAGTCTTGATCTTCagattatattaaattttaatacaaGGCAACGATACTATGAATTATCTCATAGTCAAGatttatattaataatttaatatcgtTGCCTTTAAAATTTTTAATAATTGGAATGATTTAGGGCAAATAATTTGGGGCCCAcgttaggaattttttttttttaaattgacatttttaaaaaaattttaactAGCCCCAACCGTGGGGGATGTCCAGCCGTCCCCCTCCTTCCCCGGGACGTATGGACATCCCCCATTGCTGGGGCAAACATCCCCCCGTTTCTGGGATGTGCCCAGCAAATTCCCACATTTTGGGGACGGGGTAGCTATAAAGTTATATATGACAATGGACAAGCACTTTTGAATTGGAGGGAAAAGCTCAGGAACGCAAACATGTCTGTAGCTTCCATGGTagaaattttcagaaaaaaactTAAAATTTAATGGTAACTTACTAACTGGCAAGGTAGTTTAACACTTTAGAAAATTGACCTGTGATTTTTAACATATTTACTCTGTTTTTATGCAAAGGTGTCCTTAGCGTCTATGGTAGATTTTTGCAGAAAAAAATAATGGCAGCTGGCAAGGTAGATTAGAATCTAGATGACTGGCCTACAGTTTTCAACATATTTGTCCATTGTCTTTCATGGGAAAATTACAGGGAAGAGAATAACTTTAGCATTAATTAAATAGGACATGCATGATACAAAGCATCCTTAATCATCAATGCTCTTGTGTATTCTGACTTTGAGTTATACTTATCACTAATCTGTAAACAAGGAGGATATTCCTCACACTGCAATTAGAAATGGATATGTGAAAAAATGATCTCAACAAATGCTCAACACCCTCTACACATCACCTCAAATTCATGTCAAATCAACAAAAGAAACATGTATAGGAAGGCCAAAACACGAGTCATCTCAGCAGACTGAAATAACAGATAAGAAACAAATAGTAATGCATCATTTTAACAAACGATATTTCCCCCAGTGCCAAATACTGGGTTAGAAATTCCAGCTCTAGAGAGAAAATGCTCTCGGTTCCACCATCAAAAAGGTTGAGTGTAGATGTTACATTGCCTCCATAGCATCCATGAGCTTACATGACAAGTCTGAAGCCCCTACCACACCTGCAACTACACTCCAAACATGAACAGACTAACAAGTATGTTTGCAACAGTCACAAGGTGGACTAAAACCACCATAGAAATGAGAGCCAACCCCATTTAAGTTGTGAGAGAGCACTATATGCTTGCCAGTGAGTCATAGTTTTGAGAGCAATCAATATTGTCGCAGTGATTTCTGGATTTGACCATGTGAATCTTTTTTATTACCAACGTTTCAgatcaaacaccatgatccatcatcaaggtaAGATAGCAAGTGAAGAGAGAAATAATGATAGTAACAGACCAAGGAGATTAAATAGATGAGGGAGAGGAAGGCCAAGCTAGGAAGGCACACAAATCTAGGAGAGAAAAGTGAGTGAGGGTagagaaacaacaagaaaataaaaaactcacaaagAAATTAGGAACCATATAATATTAATGTATGAATATATGTAGAATGAATAtatttgagcaaaaaatgaaatgcaacttaTAAAGAAAATAATAAGGAAACAATTATATAACagaaattaaatatatatgtatgtatgtataagaaaaacacaaaaagaagaaattaaataaaagaaataaaattaagATGAGGaaagacaaaacacaaaaaaaagaaaaaaggacaaATAAAAAGAAGACAACTTCTTCAGGAGGAAGCTCATAGAAGCCATTGAAATCCACAATCACCTGTCCAACTTAATTGGGATAATGGTTGGAATTTAAGTTCCACCTGACATCCGCTGTTAATGTCTTCTTAAGGAACTGAGATCTCCCACCCTCTAGAGCCCCTCTCGTTTGGCTTGTCTTTCGTGTATCCCCTTCCATCCTTGCCTTTACTTCCCTCCCCCTGGTAGGTGTTGTCCCTTCTTTTTgctttcaatttctttttctttttcgttGTATTCCCTTTTCGTTGTTCCTTTATTGTCTTGCTTAGTTTTTTTATTtccttttatcttcttttttttctctctttctattttttattcttcatttttttttcgtttttatttatttgtttttcttgtccttatatatatataatattttttttgtctacgtcttctttctttttttcatttccttttgtCCCTTTCTATttgtcctctcttttttgtttttttttgttttgtcttaccttttcttaattttatttcttttatttaatttcttctttttgtgttatatatatatatatatatttgtttcttttattattttctttattagttgcatttcattttttgttcttATATTTTCATTCTACATATATTCATACGGTTCCTAATTTCTTTGTGAGTTTTTTaatttcttgttgtttctcttacTCTACCCTCTCACACTTTTCGCTCCTAGATTCGTGTGCCCTCCTAGGTTGGCCTTCCTCTCCCTCATCTACTTAGTCTCCTTGGTATGCTATTATCATTGTTCCTCTCTTCTCTTGCTATCTTACCCTGATGATGGACCATGGTGTTGATCCGAAACATTTGTAATAAAAAAGATTTACACATGTAAATTTCATTTTTTAAGTAAACAAGATAGCAAAATAACCTTTTGGTCTGTTCGTCATCACTATCTTGCCTTTAACCTAAAGTACTTATCCTATATCAAAGCATATCGACCCATAAATCTTCATGTCAGGTATCTCTCAACCAGACGTGACTCATGGAAACTTCCTCTGCTTTTTGATAGCATATTGTCTGATATTTTGTACATCACCCTTTGATTTCTGCTATCTTGTGTTCTGCTGCAGATTAGGGAGAGCTGTGACTATTAGGACTTTACTGTAGGATAAGGAAGATGATAAGGGGGCTGGAGTTCCACAAGATCTGCCATGGTAGAGAGTTCTCAGTTCAGTGTAGGTATAATTAGTAATTACAGTTCTAATGCTTGCCCTCAATAAAGAGTTCATTAGATACTTATTTAGAACGAGTCCAGGCAGTGAGCTTCATTTTCACAGTAAATAAATACAGGTCTTCAATTTTACTCTCTTAGAACCTTGATTCCAGGATGAATGAATTTCCCGAGATCAAAATATGCTTAGTAAATGTCATCATTGACTAATAATGTAACTGTAAAACGAAAATTGGATACTCTAGTGATGACTGATGCACTAAAAACAATTCAAATGGATTCCAGTCTGAAAGGTAGACTGCCGTTCTGAAATGAAAAAGAGATATAATTCTGATGTTATGCTGATAGCTGGATCATGGGAGGCTTCAAGTTGATATATATTTCAAAATGTATGCAAGTTAAGAAATGAATAAAACCTCTATAGTTTAGTAACTTCAGTTCATGTTTTAGCAATGTCTTCAATAAAAGATTTAACCAAGAAGTTGGAGATGACCAAACTTTGCTTCTCTCAATAAGGATACTAGGTGGTCTTGAGAAAATGTTTGCATAGTGAACGTTCCTCACTGcaattttatttttccaatctcAGGAAAGGTTGATTCTTTTCTGTTTGATATAAACAAAGTGCTTCACGTTTTCTGCAAGTTGCAACAAATATAATTTGCATTGCATCATAAACAATCTCATACTTTTGTAGGTTTAGTTTGTATAATGGATGGCTTGATTGTACCTTGACAGGTCATGATTGAGTATAGTGAAGAAGGAGATAACACAGATTATTTCATTCAGATAGCAGATGCAATAGGTAAACTCTGTGTGTGTGGTGCTGCAACTTAGATTACAGATAATTTCTAAAGACTCACAAaaaatttcttttgtttcttgttacATCCCAGAGGAAGCTTACCCTGAGGTAGTAGTTCTTGGAAACCCAGAAGACATGCTATCCAGGTGAGATCAATGGCAGCTCACTGTTATTCCCTCTAGATGTGTAAGAGATTAGAAGCAGATTTTTGTTCATGATTCTTTGATCACTTTGTTGGGAATAGGAACTAGTTCTAACTTATATATGAACTTTCTTCTTGACCTTTTTGGCTTTTAGTGTGTTAATGCACCTATTACTTTGGCCTGCTTCATTTCAGGAAGGGCTCATTTGAGGTTACTATGGATGGCCAACTGCTGTTTTCTAAGCTAAAAGTAAGACATCCTCTCCAATCTCTGTAGTTGTTTGTTTTAACTTCTGTCTTTTAAGCTTTAAGAAAGCCATCTGCTCAAATCTTACTACTAGTTAATTGTAATGTTTATCGTCTTTTTATACCTATGATTTCTCTCTACATTTGTCTATATGTTTTATTGTTTCGCGCGTATCCTTGGCTATTCCTGTtccttgtattttcattatatgttCTGTAAACATGGTTTCTGGAGAAAATAGAAATGCATCCATGTATTCACAATATTAGGGTGTCTTTCATCTTATATTACTTATTGTTTTTGATGGACCTTTGAAGGAAAACCGTTTACCAAATATCAAGGAGATCCTAGTTGCAATTGATGCTTTGCCTCTTCCCTGCCAACAGGAAGTTTGCTCATCAGCTTAATTAGCATTCAGATAGTGGCTTGTAGGCTGTACTTATACTTTTATGAAGTGCATCATGGCTAAACTGATGATGATAGATATCAATTTGTAAATTATGATTATATACCTGTAAAGGTATCTACTAATGAAATATACAACTCCTATCTATAGAACAAATGAATATCTTTTTAATTGCATATTACACATAATCATTTCCAAGTTAAAAAAAGGTTAATTAGATCATCACCATAGAGATCAATTATGAATTGTTTTAAAGTTATTTAGCAAAAGTGGTTTAGTTTTTTATATAAGCCTTTATAATCTTAATGTTGTATTTATAACATTGAAGCGTGTCAGTGTCACATACATATGTGTACTTATTTTGAACATAAAAATATTCTTAATATTTAAGGAGGATATCCTAATTTCatgaatgtaaaattaaattagcaatatgaattttatttatttttaaatctgtAAGGATAAATTTATGCAGCAGCTTCTTCTTCCTAGTCTTAAATAAGGAAATtgacacttcacaaataaaaaatgttttttacTTTTGTAGATAAGAAGAGATACTGGATAAAgttcaacataaaaaaaaaaaaagggggttattATAATTTAGGGatgtaaaataaattataaatattgataGTATAAagtttatttcattttttaaatcCATAAGCATTAATTAATGGAGCAGCTTGTTTTTCCCTAGTTTCAAATAAGGAAATTGACACTTAACACAGAAAGAATGCTTCTCACTTGTCATAAGAAGAGATACTTAATAGAGCTCAACATGAAGGCAAAATTTTGTAGTCTTAATTAGAAGAATTTTACAAGTTAGTCTTAGAAACACAATATCTTAATAGAGCAAAATTGTCTATAAATAGCTCAACATTAGAGTTTGATTTGTAATTATAATCCACTACCTATATTTTGCTATTCCTCGGTACACATATATATAGCCTATTTTCTAGAGTAACATGGAAGTAATGCCCCTAGTGTTTTCTTTCGCTACAAATATTAAGAGGAGTCTCTTGATGAGCTTTATAAGTTAGTATCATTCACAATATAAGAATCAATAGCATGAAAAGGATTGCATTACCTATATAAGCAATGCTAGTTTCTTATGGTTCATGAGAGTTTGAAGGGATGCTATTATCGGAAGGCAATTATTCCATGCTATAATATTGGAAACTACTCTTATCACTAATATTAGTATAACCAACATAAAAAATAATGAGCCAACATTGGAAGCATTATAAaagggtggaggtggagggggaAGGGGCGGGGAATTGTGTCAATAAAAAGAACCTACTAGTATTGGTCAAGTAATCTTTGTTTCTCCAAAATCCATTTATTAGATTCAACAAAACTTGGAATGTTTGGTAATATTTTGATAAATAACAAGGAGAAATCCATTACATAAGTTTTTTGGGTGCATAATCTAAATCAATAAAGAAAAGGAGACTCAATCAAAGAAAACTATCGACGAGTCAAGAGAAGAAGAAAGGTAATTAGGGGAGAGACTTGTGACATTAGGACTCAAAACAATCTCAATCATGAGCCAAACCAAAGGGAGTGCGATCATAACTAAAGGTTTCATGTGCCCATGAAAAGTGATACGGTCACACCTTTCAACAAGGTTGGTAGCCTATTATACTAATGaaggttgtttggacaacctttcAATCTCTTGGGTAAACCTATAGATTGAGGCATAAAAAAATAGTATGGGAGGGCAAAGGGGATGTTCAAATAGGGATGGTAAACATGTTAAGGAGGGTAACTTGCATCATGGTGGAGAAGTTGTGAAGAGAATATTCATGACACATGGGCCATGAGATGAATTACCAAATTATCTTTAGGCTACCCTCTAGGCCTATGCAATTATGGGTACTTATAGAACCTCAAATAAAGTTGGCCATATGCATTATGTATATCATGCTATTGaaattttatgtttgattgtttgtaAATCAATAGTTGTGGATTGCCTTTAAGTTTTAGGGTGAACCACAAATATGAGAATCTCCCCCTTTTAGAGGAGGATTTTTTTATTAAGATGATTGGATGCATTCTTGATACTCCTCTATAGATTTGTCTTGATCCTCTTATAGAGCTTGAGTGTGCTTCATGGGCCTTTGATACTCATATTGGAGTTGTCACACCTCATCCTTCCCCTCAACTACAAGGAAAACCTTCTCATATGTAAGTTGCATGTTGTGATTGAGTGTAATCTTGATGTTTTCATTGGAGTCCTTGTAACTCCTCACCTTGTCTAATATGAGATGAGTTTATGGTTAGGTATTATTTGTggattattttatatttttgcatttttattttttattttttatttttccattcttTATGATGGTGTTTAGTTTTTTGTGTATTTCTTTGGAAACCTTTTCTCATATCACCTTTCCCACAAATGCTAGTTTAGGATAGTGTTAAAAAGGAGTTAATAAGAGTTGACCTTCTCTAGAGGTTGCTTGGGTAGTGAAGTCATCTTAAGCTAACAGAGTTGTGCAGAGGATGCACGAGGAAGAACATAGCTTGTCTATTTTGTCATATTTCTTCTGACAATGCAATTATTTATAAAACCATTTGATTTTTAATAATaactaaaaatatataaaattataaatatcaaaCATATGATAAAGTTAAAAGTGTAGCTATAATTAATCcattataaataataatttcttatataatattatataaaaaataaaattattagataataatataata contains:
- the LOC131063483 gene encoding uncharacterized protein LOC131063483, with the protein product MRMAMATAGRRIGWNVLKGIATRHRHGARIISSFCAGNMHKLPCKSEFKSIKRGLAAMGMEGETIAKRWMSCCSRLDAPPPRQVMIEYSEEGDNTDYFIQIADAIEEAYPEVVVLGNPEDMLSRKGSFEVTMDGQLLFSKLKENRLPNIKEILVAIDALPLPCQQEVCSSA